Proteins encoded by one window of Pelmatolapia mariae isolate MD_Pm_ZW linkage group LG14, Pm_UMD_F_2, whole genome shotgun sequence:
- the pld3 gene encoding 5'-3' exonuclease PLD3 — protein sequence MKTGIPYHQLEDESRGQEYNRRTQVYYRCLIALATVASVLLVIMALCNLLMPRASSSSPHPVPDISLRLPNMESCADPCRIVLVESIPEGLDFNSSTTHPSIFQAWMNLMNEARSSVDIASFYWTLTNKDTHTHEPTANQGEAVLNRLAELSGNLSVRIAVNTPQEKQPRHDLRLLNDSGAHIRTVNMKELTTGVLHTKFWVVDKQHIYIGSANMDWRSLTQVKELGVVVYNCSCLAADLNKIFEAYWFLGESKSIPSPWPERFSTMYNKDTPLQLPLNNTPSNVYLSSSPPSLCAAGRTPDLQSILSVMEDAESFVYIAVMNYLPTMEFSHPKRYWADIDTQLRRVAYEKRIKVRLLISCWNSTQPVMFSFLKSLASVYDPKNNLDIQVRLFVVPATPKQKEIPFARVNHNKYMVTDKIAYIGTSNWSGDYFVNTAGSALVVNQTASQSVESTVQSQLKAVFERDWNSGYSTPLTQHSNLKDFCYF from the exons ATGAAGACCGGCATCCCGTACCACCAG ctGGAGGATGAGTCCCGGGGACAAGAATACAACAGGAGAACACAGGTG TATTACAGGTGTTTGATAGCTCTGGCCACTGTGGCTAGTGTGCTGCTGGTCATCATGGCGCTCTGTAACCTCCTGATGCCGagggcctcctcttcctctccccaCCCTGTTCCCGACATCAGCCTCCGTCTGCCTAACATGGAGTCCTGCGCAGATCCCTGCAG GATCGTGTTGGTGGAGAGCATTCCCGAAGGCCTGGATTTTAACTCCAGCaccactcatccatccatcttccagGCGTGGATGAATCTGATGAACGAGGCTCGCAGCAGTGTCGACATCGCCTCCTTCTATTGGACCCTCAccaacaaagacacacacactcatgagCCGACAGCCAATCAG GGTGAGGCTGTTCTGAACAGGCTCGCTGAACTATCGGGGAATTTATCAGTTCGTATTGCTGTCAACACACCGCAGGAGAAACAGCCACGGCATGACCTCAGGCTGCTCAACGACTCAG GAGCCCATATTAGGACCGTAAACATGAAGGAGCTCACCACAGGCGTTCTTCACACCAAGTTCTGGGTTGTGGACAAGCAGCATATTTACATTGGCAGTGCCAACATGGACTGGAGGTCCCTCACAcag GTGAAGGAGCTGGGTGTGGTGGTCTACAACTGCAGCTGCCTGGCAGCAGACCTCAATAAGATTTTTGAAGCCTACTGGTTTCTGGGGGAGAGCAAGTCAATCCCATCACCTTGGCCAGAGAGGTTCTCCACCATGTACAACAAGGATACACCCCTCCAGCTGCCTCTTAACAACACGCCATCCAACGTCTATCTGTCG AGTTCCCCTCCGTCCTTATGTGCAGCCGGCAGGACTCCAGACCTTCAGTCCATCCTCAGTGTGATGGAGGATGCTGAGAGCTTTGTCTACATCGCTGTCATGAACTACCTGCCCACCATGGAGTTTTCACATCCTAAAAG GTACTGGGCGGACATTGACACGCAGCTGAGACGAGTTGCATATGAGAAGCGGATTAAAGTGCGGCTGCTGATCAGCTGCTGGAACAGCACACAGCCAGTCATGTTTTCTTTCCTGAAGTCTCTGGCCTCAGTTTATGACCCCAAGAATAACCTCGACATCCAGGTG agGCTCTTTGTGGTGCCTGCCACCCCCAAGCAGAAGGAGATTCCCTTTGCAAGAGTTAACCACAATAAGTATATGGTGACGGACAAGATAGCATACATAG GTACATCCAACTGGTCAGGAGACTACTTTGTGAACACGGCTGGCTCAGCATTGGTTGTCAACCAGACGGCGTCACAGTCTGTTGAGTCAACTGTCCAATCACAGCTGAAGGCTGTCTTTGAGAGGGACTGGAACTCGGGCTACAGCACTCCCCTCACCCAGCACTCAAACCTCAAAGACTTCTGTTACTTTTAA